The Dioscorea cayenensis subsp. rotundata cultivar TDr96_F1 chromosome 18, TDr96_F1_v2_PseudoChromosome.rev07_lg8_w22 25.fasta, whole genome shotgun sequence genome includes the window CATGGATTGCACTTATTACAGAACAGAGAGTTGATCTAAAGCCTAAAACTGTTCCCTGTATGAAAGAAGCAAAGTGACAAGAGTTAAAAGGAAAATGGGGAATCAAGCATTCATTGATACCAAAAACAAGTTGCTACAATGTAACATTCAAAAACCGACATAAACTTAGGCAAGAGGTTCTTATTGCTACAATTAAAAAAGATGACAAGCAATTCAACCTTTCACTATTAGTGATGCACAAACAATTTCTGATTTCCCTGACCTGCCAGGTGTACTGGAACTTTGATAGCAGTTTCCTATTTAATTCTAGTTTGAAATCTCCAATTTAAGTGTGCTATCCAAAAGAAAACTCATGATATCATGTCACCTATTGTGACACGGCCCTGAGATTCAAAGAGCCGACATAGAAAGATCTGCCTTCCCAGTTTAATAAGCCATTTAGAAAAAAGAGTTCAATATGGAAAAACACTAAGACAATGAATCTGAAATGCCATTTACATTAGCTTCATCAATTTCCTAAATGCTTAGTCCATATAATCCCTTTTAAGGGAAAATGGGCCTTCACATATAGTGCATGGTAATACTCTATAGAATACAGCCTTCTATATTGCTGAATACTTCCTCAACACCATTCTAGCGATAGATACTATATGTATAATTCAACATATTTATATGCCACCTAACATGAAGAGATGCGATATTgttgaaaatgttttttttctggAGAATGTATATTCAAGCTGTTGAATGCTATGACTTAACAAGGCAAAACATTGAGAGGAAAAGGTAGATATATAGCCAACATTTTTGAACTAGAGAATGCAAAGAAAAGGTTGGAGAATAGAAACTTTTGAACAGAAAATCTTTCAAGTTTAAATGACTCGGATGATAATCATAGGCTATAGCTCAAGGATATTGGCAAAAGAAGGGCTAAGTCTACAATAGGAGATTTGATCCttaaataatttcacaaaaatCAACTTAAGGATCAGAGCAGAGTCAACGTCATTAGGAAAGTCTCAAACTAGGCCTATAAATCAAATTTATCAGTTGGGACACTGAGCATTATAATGAGAATAATTAATCCAAATTAATCCACATTGGATTAATGTTTACTTTGAAGAATCTTAGGAAGCAAAATACCAAAACCAAACAAAGCCACATGAATGCCAAacaaaaatgggaaaaaatgaATGATCAACTCTCTTAAACCAACAGAAGACCATacatttatttgatttagtgTTTGAGTTCATAGCTTCTACTTGTGAGAGAAAGGTATCCTAGATTAGTTCAACATTTTGATCTATCATAAATCACACAGGTGCCAACAACCAGAAATCTACTAGTTACATTTACAATGGTAGCAAACCTTTGCCTAAAAGATTAAAATGAGGAATTTGTCCCAAGAAGCACATCACACTTCATCAAAATCCTCATAGAGAAAACTGGCGAATAAACATTATGAATAAGATTGGCAAAAACATTTTATCTGATCAGATATTTGGGCATAATTGAACCACTACGGTATGTAGTATATACCCTTCAAAGAACTTCAGTACCAAAATCATCAATGTTAAAACAAATGCAACTCCAACATTAACTTGACTATATGCAGAACAATATAATCAGCGACAATATTGTCACTACAAGAACAAACTATCAGGCAAGCATATGATCTGTATCATAAAACCATTAAGAAAAGCAGGAGTGATGTGCATTGTCAAAGAATATTACATGCAGATCATATCAAAGTAGTCAATCGTGGTTCCAATCACATAATCCATTACCATCTACAACAATCTACACTATATAGCATATATCCCTCAAATAATTTCAATCCCCAAATTTTCAGTGTTACTACAAAAGGTAGAACAGTATAATCAAAGACAACGAtgagactaaaaaaaaaaacaaaacttttagCCAAGCATATCATATCAGAGAAGATCATCTTCATAGAATTTCATATGCGAATGGTATAAAAGAAGCGAATGATATACTACAAGGGTTTGAAGAAGCGCTACCCCAAGAGATCCATATCAAGCAGTGGGCTTGCGCTGAAAACCCTGGCCCGGGTCATCATCAGAGGGGAAGGAGTTGAGACCAGTGACCATGGCCGCAGGGGGGCCGACCCGGCAACGCTTGTCTACCATTTCATCAACGGCAGTGGGTTCGCCGGAGAAGACGGCCTCAACGGAGCCATCCCGGCGGTTACGTACCCAGCCCTTGAGACAGAGCTCACGAGCGTTGTGGACCGTCCAGTCCCTGAAGAAGACTCCTTGAACGCGGCCCTTGATGACAACCCTCACCTGGACATGgatcaaagaagaagatgatgaaaaaaaagatcgaattgagagaagaagaagaagaagaagaagaagaagaagaagattgaatACGGTTTTGCTTGGTGGCATTGATGGATTTGCAGTGCAGGAGATGGCAGAGTTCATGATCTTGAAACGCCTGGTGTCGCCGGACACCAGCTATGCTGTGGAAGCCCGAGAATGTTCCACTGCCTTCGGaatgaaaatgtttttattattattattattattattattattattattattattattattagcctTGTTCTCCGCCTTCGcatcttggagcctatataagacCCCCTTGGGTCGTAAGGtgaaggcattaaaaaaaccatCCTTGAAACCACCCTTAAGGTCTCATCCCTTCCCTTGTATCCACCATCCAAGCATCATGAAATAAAGAAGTCCCTTCTTGTGAATACATCTCttgtctcttgtctcttttgTTTCTAGCTTTAATGCTCTCTTCTCTCTAACTCTTCTTAGCTTCTGCactaaccgttacttcacccaGGATGACACCCGGAGTAAattgaacggcatccccaacatccacgtCCTCATCTTGGAGACGGCCCTGTCgatctagtggtatcagagctacagTAACCTTCCTCGAAAACCTCAATGTAACGTTTACCATGAAGGGGTAAAACCCTTAACAGGgtccccaacatgtagatagtaagttttatcttgtatagcttttatttgatccatgaaccattatctaaaaatctaaaaaatgagttttgtacagatctttgaaaaatattttgagcttgaaaaatgaatcttttatgtgaaaagagTTAATCTAACTAACATAAAGAGTAAGACAAACTGCAGAACACCAAACAGTACCCGTCTGAAGGACAGAAGGTCCGTTTAGGGGAAAAAGAGTGCGGAGGTAAGTCTGAACTCTGAAAATTGgacaagatgaactctcacatattaaaagataatcatttgatttgctaaaaattactcttctaagtaattatgcaaagtggaaCACTCAGGCTTTGAAAACTGGAAACTCTACAAGAGTGGCCTAGTACCGCAGATAGGGAAAGGTTAGTACACTCTAAGACGGTAAGGTTGAACGAGCCGACAGAGAATGTCCATGGTGAAAataagtttaattttaaaaaacccataaaaaaactaaaaaaaccaaaaactaaaaaaactaaaaaaacaagtttttttactttcaataattatggatcaaatagagttatttaccaagtttaacttctatcagtattacatgttgtggatcttgttatTGCATAAGAATTCTCTCTTACTTATTTCAAGAAATAGATTATATTTTTTGCAAATCTTATTtcagtttaatttaaaaacaaaatcaattaaagttTGTTTAACAACAACTATTACAACAACAAATTcttaaatcaacaacaaaatatcaaaaaaataaaatatcaaa containing:
- the LOC120281705 gene encoding acylphosphatase, producing MNSAISCTANPSMPPSKTVRVVIKGRVQGVFFRDWTVHNARELCLKGWVRNRRDGSVEAVFSGEPTAVDEMVDKRCRVGPPAAMVTGLNSFPSDDDPGQGFQRKPTA